aaaaatgaaaaataaaaataaaaaataaaaaataaaaatacaatataaaatataaaagatgaaaaagGGGGCAAAAAGGGGGGTAAAGAAACAGGACTCCTTGCATATTGAGGAGACGTAAAATGCACTCATGAGGTACAGGAGTCAAGCCTGCACCTCGTATTCCCGATTAAGGCCCTTTGGTTCTAATGTACCCAGAGTGTAAATCCAAAAAGACTCCCTTTCCTTAAGTTTCTTTATTCTGTCGCCACCTCTACGTATTGGTGGAACATGTTCAATGACTTGGAATCTGAGTTGAGCCACTGTATGGTTGTGTGTCACAAAATGATGTGGAACAGGTAATAAGGTTTGTTGACACCGTATGGTGGActtatgtttactaatgcggtctcggatatgttgggtagtctccccaacatatccgagaccgcaaggacatttaATAAGGTAGACAACATAAGACGAGTCGCATGTGAAGAAACCTCTGATGGGATAATTTCTACCTGTATGTGGATGTGTGAACATGTTACCACGAGTGAGGTTGTTGCATTGAAAACAATGTAAACATGGAAAATTTCCATCTTTTGGAGTCCCAAGGAAGGTCTGCCGTGATTCGGCTTGTGCAGACCCTATGTCGGCTCTAACGAGGTTGTCCCTCAGATTCTTAGGTCTTTTGTGACAGAATAAAGGTAAGGCTGAAAATTCAGAAATGGAGGGGTAAGCTGTTTGAAGGAGGGACCAATGTTTGGAGATTATGCCTTTAAAAAGAGGTGAGAAAGGATGATATGTTTGGACACAGGTGATACGTGGGTTATTGTCCTGACTGGATCATGGTTTCTGTACAAGATTGTGGGCAATTCTACTTGGGTAACCTCTTGATGCAAACTTGTCTCCCATTTCTTGCAGTCGGGTTTGGCGCTGCAAGGGATCGGAGACAATGCGTTCGATTCTCTTAAATTGGGAGAATGGCAATGCTTTCTTTGTATGAGAAGGGTGGCAGCTTGAAAAATGCAGAAGACTGTTCCTATCTGTCAGCTTCACGAAAAGATCTGTGCTAATTATACCATCTGGAGATAGAAGGACCATGGTATCTAAGAAATTAATTTCTTTTGAATCACTGTGGATCGTGAACGTAAGCCCTGGTCTATACGAATTGATGTCCTGGTAGAATTCATTCAGGGAGTCTAGGTTACCATGCCATACGACAAatatgtcgtctatatatcttttCCACATTAAAGTGTGCTGTACCCACTGAGGATGATCATAGATGTATAGCGCCTCGAAATGCGCCATGTAAATATTGGCGTACGGTGGCGCCATATTTGATCCCATGGCTGTACCCCTTTGTTGTAAACAGAATTGATCTTCAAACAAAAAGTAATTATGGCCCAGGACCAGATGTAACAAGTCCATGCAGAAAGATTGCTGTGATTGTGTTAGTGTCTTATGTAAATCGAGAAACCAGTCCACGGCACGGATACCGTCACTGTGCTCGATACTCGTGTATAAACTGTTTACATCAAAAGTGACGAGTAGACAATCAGATGGAAGCGTGCCCAATTGTGTCACTTGCGTCAGAAAGTCAGAAGTGTCCTTTAGGTATGACGGAATTCTGGGTATAAGCGGCGTTAGAATCTTATCAATGGTAATTGCAAGTGGAGAGAGTATTGACTCTGTGGAAGCTACTATAGGTCGCCCTGGGGGAGATTGGAGattcttgtgaatttttggtagGATATAGAAGACCGGTGTGACGGGGTTTGGTTTAACAAGAAATTCTGCCAATTTAGTGTCAATAGTGCCAAGATGTAAATGGTAATCGACTTTGTCCTTAATTAAATTTTGGATCTGAGGTGTGGGGTCCCGGGAAATGGGTAAGTATGTGGATCTATCTCCCAATTGTCTGTGTATCTCAGCCAAATAGTAAGTCTTGTCAAGTACTACGATGGAACCTCCTTTGTCGGCCGGTTTGattacaatttttttattatttttgagaTCATGAATGGCCCTGTTTTCCTCAGCTGTCGTATTGTGTTTAATTTTATATTCACCACTCTCGATACTTCTAAGTGTCTTATTAATATCATGAGTGACCAGTGAAATATAAGTTTCAACCGGGTGGTAGGTCTTAGGAGGATTGAAAGTGCTGGATAGCCTTAGATTAAGGTCACGCAAGGATAGGGTGCCAGAGTTGTCATCCTCTCTGGTGCGTGAGCTAGAGTCATCCTGGGCTGAGAAATGGGCCTTGAGTCTCAATGTTCTGAAAAAACGTCTCATCTCTTGATCTAACTGAAATGGGTTAAAGGCTGGAGTAGGACAGAACGACAAGCCTTTCTGTAGAATTTGGGATTCTAAGTGTGTCAAATTGTGGGACGAAATATTATAAACTAAATTGGTCCTACCTGGGATCTCGTTTGTATGCGATAGGATGGGTTGGGCCTTCCTCTTACTCCTCCTTGTCTTCCGCCTGGATGTTGCCGTGTATCTAAAAAACGAGAAGAGTTGGAAGAATAGGACTCGCTATCAGAGCTAGATGAAGCTGAATATCTGTTGTAATTGGGGCGACGCGTGGAATTAAAGTCCATAAAGCGCCAGCGGTAAACTCGATGTCTGGCGTAGTCTTCTTGATCTCTTATAAACTTCAGTCTTTTCCTGTCCTGCAGAGTCTTCTGGAATCCTGCAATTGTTTCCTTCGTCTTCAATTTCAGCTTATCCCATTCTGTGGTAGACAGGGTATTGGAAAGTTGATCTTCTATGGAGTGAATTTTGGGTGTCAGCTCGGTGATTTCTTTTTGAAGATATTCAATGGTGAGAACAATAATGTCCATTGAACATTTATTTAAAATACTTTCGTATTTTGTGCAGTACTCTGGGTTATCTGAAAAAACCGTAGGGCGTAATTGAACTCGTAGGCCTCTGGGAATTCTTTGGGCTTTGTGGTATTCTGCAAGGGTTCCGCAATGTAGCTCTAGGGCTGTTTGTTTTCTCAGCTCTTTTTCATAGTCCCGACTGCGCAATTCCTCTGATGGTACTGTTAAAAAGGAGACTGGTACTGTTACCCTGGAGAGGATGTTGGTCACTTGATCTTGATCATAGGAGAAGGTCGGGAGAGACATTCGTACAAAAAGTTATATATGGAGTACAGGAGCTCAGGAAAAAAATAATCAATGTAATTGAGGTAGACCtggctcactcaacgtgggggtgctctggaataataagtccagtaatacaaaaaatatatccggcacaccacaatgtaatAGAGGAATCTTTGGTTTGGtttgaaaaaaatgttgatttattgtgtatatacagacaagtccgtccaacgtttcgatccagaAGGATCTTTTACAGGGACAATTGGACtagtgaaaaacaaaaaaagaaaagacataCATAAAGTTAAAAACAGTATCAGTGATACACTGTTGTGATTACATGATCAAATAAATCATAATTATACAGAAAATGGCAGAAACTGCGCAAGCAGAAGCAACAAGAACACTTAAATCCATTAATTTCATAGGCACCAATGGATGAAGTATGGAAATCTCCATTAAGATATAAGTTAAATGACAATCTGTTGAGACATGAAAGAGACCATTAGAGGAGTGACCATACATGATAATAAGACACGTACCTAGAAGCATAAAAAGGATTGTCAAATCGTATCGGTACGGGTAATGATGTTCATCAAAAGTATATCAGAAGAATGCGTCAGCAGTCTATGAAAAGGTAAACAAGGAGATCAAGTTAGTATCACTGATACTGTTTTTAACTTTATGtatgtcttttctttttttgtttttcactaGTCCAATTGTCCCTGTAAAACATCCTtctggatcgaaacgttggacggacttgtctgtatatacacaataaatcaacatttttttcaaaCCAAACCAAAGATTCCTCTCCTACATTGTGGTATGCCTCTCTGATAAATGGCCGGCTCCACTCAACAAGGAGCTGGAGAAGGCCATGACCGAGGGTGGAAACCTAGTGGTGGCACCACGGCTGGGCAACATGTCTGTGCAACATGACAGATGCACTGCATGGATCCACCTGGCTGTCCAGCAATTTCTAGAGCAGGATTATGTGCTAGATGCGCTACTGCAGAAGGCATGGGGGGTATGGGATcggtttttaaaattaaaatgccggccCCCAGCCCTTGCATGGACCATAACTCCCTGCTGTTTTAAAACCCTCTGGGGACAACTGATGTTACTATACCGCTATGTCTGTGGCAGGATTATGAATGTCCAGACTACTACATAGGTCTCTGGGTTGTGTCTTGTCTGTTCTGGCTGGGGTATGGGAGCAGCAgccctacgcctgtcactcatccacctctatatttcttctgtctatAGCTTAGGATTAGAAGCTAATGGCgaggccaaaacagtggagctgcactataaaatgtattgttTTGGAAGCCTTTCAACCCCTTAAAGGTGTTTTCTGCACCTTATGTTTGTGATAATAGCTGGGTAATATTAAAATATGCACTGTTTTCATAATGAATTCTGGCCCAGACCAATCTAAAGAGACATTTTTCTCACTTATTGAGACTCCGAAAAATATTTTTTCTCCTTGTGTATTCCCACTTATTTCGGGGTTTTCTTCTGTCagtagattacatggcaaaaaataCCTTTAAGCATTATTTTTGGGTCCAATGCTACTTGCTCCTGCTACAAAGCGGCAATATTCTACTACTTGGCTGCTGATTATCCTGATTGTAGCGTTACTGCGCTTTTGTCATTTTATATGTTATTTCAGGGTTAACTCTATCACTAATAATTGATCACTGAATGCCACGTCTTGTGATCTGTGATCAGTATTGATAGGTATTTGCTccattcacactggggtctcactatcacactcacactggggtctcactatcacacactggggtctcactatcacactcacactggagtctcactatcacactcacactggagtctcactatcacaatcacactggggtctcactatcacaatcacactggggtctcactatcacaatcacactggggtctcactatcacacactggggtctcactatcacactcacactggagtctcactatcacactcacactggggtctcactatcacactcacaatggggtctcactatcacactcacactggggtctcactatcacactcacactggggtctcactatcacactcacactggggtctcactatcacactcacactggggtctcactatcacaatcacactggagtctcactatcacactcaaactggggtctcactatcacaatcacactgggatctcagtatcacactcacactgggatctcagtatcacactcacactggggtctcactatcacagtcacactggggtctcactatcacactcacactggagtctcactatcacactcacactggggtctcactatcacactcacaatggggtctcactatcacactcacactggggtctcactatcacactcacactggggtctcactatcacactaacactggggtctcactatcacaatcacactggagtctcactatcacactcaaactggggtctcactatcacaatcacactgggatctcagtatcacactcacactggggtctcactatcacaatcacactggggtctcactatcacactcaaactggggtctcactatcacaatcacactggggtctcagtatcacaatcacactggggtctcactatcacaatcacactggggtctcactatcacaatcacactggggtctcactatcacaatcacactggggtctcactatcacaatcacactggagtctcactatcacactcaaactggggtctcactatcacaatcacactgggatctcagtatcacactcacactggggtctcactatcacattcacactggggtctcactattgcaatcacactggggtctcactatcacaatcacactggggtctcactatcacaatcacactggggtctcactatcgcaatcacactggggtctcactatcacaatcacactggggtctcactatcacaatcacactggggtctcactataacAATCACACTAGATTCtcagtatcacaatcacactggggtctcactatcacaatcacactggggtctcactatcacaatcacactggggtctcactatcacaatcacactggggtctcactatcacaatcacactggggtctcactatcacaatcacactggggtctcactatcacaatcacactggggtctcactatcacactggggtctcactatcacactggggtctcactatcacactggggtctcactatcacactggggtctcactatcacactcacactggggtctcactatcacactcacactggggtctcactatcacactcacactggggtctcagtatcacaatcacactggggtctcagtatcactatcacactggggtctcactatcactatcacactggggtctcactatcacactggggtctcactatcacactcacactggggtctcactatcacactcacactggggtctcactatcacactcacactggggtctcactatcacactcacactggggtctcagtatcacaatcacactggggtctcagtatcacaatcacactggggtctcagtatcacaatcacactggggtctcagtatcacaatcacactggggtctcactatcacactcacactggggtctcactatcacactcacactggggtctcactatcacactcacactggggtctcactatcacactcacactggggtctcactatcacaatcacactggggtctcactatcacaatcacactggagtctcactatcacactcaaactggggtctcactatcacaatcacactgggatctcagtatcacactcacactggggtctcactatcacaatcacactggggtctcactatcacactcacactggagtctcactatcacactcacactggggtctcactatcacactcacaatggggtctcactatcacactcacaatggggtctcactatcacactcacactggggtctcactatcacactcacactggggtctcactatcacactcacactggggtctcactatcacactcacactggggtctcactatcacaatcacactggagtctcactatcacactcaaactggggtctcactatcacaatcacactgggatctcagtatcacactcacactggggtctcactatcacaatcacactggggtctcactatcacactcaaactggggtctcactatcacaatcacactggggtctcactatcacaatcacactggggtctcactatcacaatcacactggggtctcactatcacaatcacactggggtctcagtatcacaatcacactggggtctcagtatcacaatcacactggggtctcactatcacaatcacactggggtctcactatcacaatcacactggggtctcactatcacaatcacactggggtctcactatcacaatcaaactggggtctcactatcacattcacactggggtctcactatcacattcacactggggtctcactattgcaatcacactggggtctcactatcacaatcacactggggtctcactatcgcaatcacactggggtctcactattgcaatcacactggggtctcactatcacaatcacactggggtctcaatatcacaatcacactggggtctcactataacAATCACACTAGATTCtcagtatcacaatcacactggggtctcactatcacaatcacactggggtctcactatcacaatcacactggggtctcactatcacaatcacactggggtctcactatcacaatcacactggggtctcactatcacactggggtatcactatcacactggggtctcactatcacactcacactggggtctcactatcacactcacactggggtctcactatcacactcaaactggggtctcactatcacattcacactggggtctcactattgcaatcacactggggtctcactatcacaatcacactggggtctcactatcacactcacactggggtctcgctatcacaatcacactggggtctcgctatcacaatcacactggggtctcactatcacactggggtctcgctatcacattcacactggggtcacgctatcacaatcacactggagtctcgctatcacattcacactggagtctcactatcacattcacactggagtctcgctatcacaatcacactggggtctcactatcacactggggtctcactatcacaatcacactggggtctcactatcacaatcacactggggtctcactatcacactggggtctcactatcacaatctcactggggtctcactatcacattcacactggagtctcactatcacattcacactggagtctcactatcacactggggtctcactatcacaatctcactggggtctcactatcacactcacactggagtctcactatcacattcacactggagtctcgctatcacaatcacactggggtctcgctatcacactggggtctcactatcacaatcacactggggtctcactatcacaatcacactggggtctcactatcacactggggtctcactatcacaatctcactggggtctcactatcacaatctcactggggtctcactatcacaatcacactggggtctcactatcacaatcacactggggtctcactatcacattcacactgagGTGTCACTATCgcattcacactggggtctcactatcacaatcacactggggtctcactatcacaatcacactggggtctcactatcacattcacactggggtctcactatcacaatcacactggagtctcagtatcacattcacactggggtctcactatcacaatcacactggggtctcactatcacaatcacactggagtctcagtatcacattcacactggggtctcactatcacaatcacactggggtctcgctatcacactggggtctcactatcacaatcacactggggtctcactatcacaatcacactggggtctcactatcacactggggtctcactatcacactcacactggggtctcactatcacactcacactggggtctcactatcacactcacactggggtctcactatcacactcacacaggggtctcactatcacactcacacaggggtctcactatcacactcacactggggtctcactatcacactcacactggggtctcactatcacactcacactggggtctcactatcacactcac
The sequence above is a segment of the Anomaloglossus baeobatrachus isolate aAnoBae1 unplaced genomic scaffold, aAnoBae1.hap1 Scaffold_198, whole genome shotgun sequence genome. Coding sequences within it:
- the LOC142260821 gene encoding uncharacterized protein LOC142260821: MSLPTFSYDQDQVTNILSRVTVPVSFLTVPSEELRSRDYEKELRKQTALELHCGTLAEYHKAQRIPRGLRVQLRPTVFSDNPEYCTKYESILNKCSMDIIVLTIEYLQKEITELTPKIHSIEDQLSNTLSTTEWDKLKLKTKETIAGFQKTLQDRKRLKFIRDQEDYARHRVYRWRFMDFNSTRRPNYNRYSASSSSDSESYSSNSSRFLDTRQHPGGRQGGVRGRPNPSYRIQTRSQGIPV